The following proteins are co-located in the Manihot esculenta cultivar AM560-2 chromosome 9, M.esculenta_v8, whole genome shotgun sequence genome:
- the LOC110623538 gene encoding lysosomal Pro-X carboxypeptidase, whose amino-acid sequence MLQTKDGRQIHLHQTKTNQETNDSPHPLQVNLNFGIYALCTRNFQVFVISSAHFVPIRFPTPITQFQAEKKVSVSSPTGLYKEKFFTQLLDHFNFNPQSYQTFQQRYLINDTFWGGPEKNAPIFLYTGNEGDIEWFAQNTGFMFDNAPRFKALLVFIEHRFYGESMPFGGDKDVAYSNASTLGYLSSTQALADYATLVTDLKNNLSATDSPVVAFGGSYGGMLAAWFRLKYPHVAIGALASSAPILGFVNLTSPYSFTRIITKDFRSESENCYQVIKASWQQIEDMANQKGGLEKLRKSFKICKNYISGGALLSWLSTAWVYTAMTDYPTPSNFLNPMPAYPVKQMCKAIDDPVTGNDTLAKLSGAASVYYNYTGTATCFDLNDTSDPHGLGGWSWQACTEMILPTGGSDEESIFPASNWNYSQRPSSCLGVEPRPDWIPTEFGGHNIKRVLKRFGSNIIFFNGLRDPWSGGGVVSDISKSIVTIVAEKGAHHVDLRFATSEDPTWLRQVRQREVTIIAQWLSEY is encoded by the exons ATGCTACAGACAAAAGATGGAAGACAAATCCATTTGCACCAAACAAAAACAAACCAGGAAACCAATGATTCCCCTCACCCACTGCAGGTAAACTTGAACTTCGGAATCTACGCCCTATGCACAAGAAATTTCCAG GTTTTTGTTATCTCATCTGCCCATTTCGTTCCAATAAGGTTTCCTACTCCTATCACTCAGTTTCAGGCAGAGAAGAAGGTCTCTGTTTCTTCCCCAACTGGGCTTTACAAAGAGAAATTCTTCACTCAATTACTTGatcacttcaatttcaatccCCAGAGCTACCAAACATTTCAGCAGAGATATTTGATCAATGACACATTCTGGGGAGGCCCAGAGAAAAATGCTCCAATCTTCTTGTACACAGGAAATGAAGGAGACATTGAATGGTTTGCTCAAAACACAGGATTCATGTTTGACAATGCTCCTCGCTTCAAAGCCCTTCTGGTCTTTATTGAG CATAGGTTCTATGGGGAATCTATGCCTTTTGGAGGTGATAAAGATGTTGCTTATAGCAATGCGAGTACTCTTGGTTACCTGAGTTCAACTCAGGCGTTGGCTGATTACGCCACTCTCGTCACTGATCTAAAGAACAATTTGTCTGCAACTGACTCTCCTGTGGTGGCTTTTGGAGGTTCCTATGGCGGAA TGTTGGCCGCTTGGTTTAGACTCAAATATCCTCATGTTGCCATTGGAGCTTTGGCTTCTTCTGCACCAATTCTTGGCTTTGTGAACTTAACTTCTCCTTATAGCTTCACTCGAATCATCACTAAAGATTTTAGA AGTGAAAGTGAGAATTGCTACCAAGTGATAAAAGCATCATGGCAACAAATTGAAGACATGGCGAATCAAAAAGGAGGACTCGAAAAGCTGCGCAAGTCCTTTAAAATATGCAA GAATTATATTAGTGGAGGAGCTCTGCTGAGTTGGCTTTCCACTGCGTGGGTCTACACAGCAATGACTGATTATCCAACTCCATCCAATTTTTTAAATCCCATGCCAGCTTATCCAGTCAAACAg ATGTGCAAGGCGATAGATGATCCAGTGACTGGAAATGATACATTAGCAAAGTTGTCCGGTGCAGCTAGCGTTTACTATAACTACACTGGAACCGCCACGTGTTTCGATCTTAATGATACTTCTGATCCTCACGGTCTTGGTGGATGGTCTTGGCag GCATGCACAGAGATGATACTTCCAACAGGAGGCAGCGATGAAGAAAGCATATTTCCAGCTTCAAATTGGAACTACAGTCAGAGGCCCTCTTCCTGCCTTGGTGTTGAGCCTCGACCCGATTGGATTCCTACAGAGTTTGGTGGTCAT AATATCAAGAGAGTGCTGAAGAGATTTGGAAGTAATATCATCTTCTTTAATGGCTTACGAGACCCCTGGAGTGGTGGAGG GGTGGTAAGTGATATATCCAAGAGCATAGTTACCATAGTAGCAGAAAAAG GGGCTCATCATGTAGACTTGAGATTTGCAACAAGTGAAGACCCAACATGGCTTCGACAAGTGAGGCAAAGAGAGGTTACCATCATTGCTCAGTGGCTCTCTGAGTATTAA